The DNA segment TTATCCAAATTTATTTCGGGTCTATTATCTCCATATTTTATATTCATATACTTATATGCCCTTATCTTTCTCTCGGCATATTTCAGCACTGTTTCGCTCTACTCTTTTGGAGTATTGTTAGGAGTTGTTGCACTATTCACAACACTTATACCCTTTCTTGTATCAAGAATAAATAGAGTAAATCTTAACGATAAAAGCAGTGAAAGAGGCCCTTTATATATGGCTTTTGGGATTGGTAATTTTACATTGGCATATTATCTTTTAAGTAGAGGTATTCCTGTATGGAGAATTAGTTTTTTAATTAGTGCAGTATTGGCAATAATTACACTATTCCTGTTTAATAAAAAATATAATATATCGTTCCACACAACCATGTATGGAGTATTGATTGGAGCAATGTTTATAATTGCAAAGTTTCAAAGTTTTGTTTCTTTGGAGATTATTTGCCTTATAATTTTATTAGGGGGTATTCTGGGAAGTGCAAGAGTATATCTAAAAGATCATACTCCGAGAGAGGTTATTATCGGTGCCATACTCGGCTTTTTCTGGAGTTACTCCGGTGCTGTTTTTACGAAAATATTATTTTAAACTATATTATAAGATATGAAACCTATTGTCAGTATTATCATGGGCAGTACATCTGATTTGCCCATTATGGAGAAAGCGGCTAAATTGCTTGACGAGTTTGAAATACCTTTTGAGATGAATGCTCTATCGGCTCACCGCACTCCCGTTGAAGTTGAAGAGTTTGCAAAAAACGCTGAAGGGCGTGGTATTAAAGTTATTATTGCTGCCGCAGGTATGGCAGCACATCTTCCTGGTGTTATTGCAGCAAGCACTCCACTACCCGTTATTGGTGTTCCCATCAACTCAACTCTTGATGGTATGGATGCTCTTCTTGCCATTGTGCAAATGCCTCCGGGAATACCTGTTGCAACCGTAGGAATAAACGGGGCTTTGAATGCTGCAATTTTAGCAATACAGATGCTCTCGCTAAGCGATGAGAATATTGCATCTAAATTTAAAACCTATAAAGCAGCGTTGGCTCAAAAAATTGTAAAGGCTAACGAGGAACTTGCTAAAATAGAGTATAAATACAAAACAAACTAATAATAGAAAATGGATATTTTTAACTACCGCAGAAGGGTTAGTTCGGTAACAAACATTGGGGGTATTCCTTTGGGTGGAGATAACCCCATACGAATTCAATCGATGACCGACACCTCTACTCGCGATGTTGAGGCGAGTGTGAAACAGGTTCTGGAGATTGCCGATGCAGGTGCCGACTATGTTCGTTTAACCACTCAAGGTGTATTGGAGGTTGATGCTCTTGCCGTTATACGTAAAACATTAAGAGCAAAAGGCAACACCACACCCCTTATTGCGGATATTCATTTTAACCCTAACGTGGCTGATGCCGCCGCTAAGATCACCGATAAGATAAGAATCAACCCCGGTAATTTTACCGATAGTGCAAGAGTGTTCAAAATTATTGAATATACCGATGAGAGTTACAGAGAGGAGATTAAGCGTCTTGAAGAGAGGTTTATTCAACTGCTTGATATTTGCAAAGAGCATAACACCGCTTTGAGGATTGGTGTTAATCATGGCTCGTTGTCGGATAGAATTATGAGCCGATATGGCGACACCCCAGAGGGTATTGCCGAGTCGTGCATGGAGTTCCTTCGTGTTTGTAAACGTGAAAACTTCAACAATGTGGCTCTCTCAATAAAAGCATCAAACACCGTTGTAATGGTAAAATCGGTAAGGTTGCTTATTGACGCCATGGAGCGTGAAGGTATGAACTACCCTCTTCATCTTGGGGTTACCGAGGCAGGCGATGGCGAGGATGGTCGTATTAAATCGGCTGTGGGTATTGGTGCTTTGCTTTGCGATGGCATTGGAGACACTATTAGAGTTTCACTCAGTGAGCCTCCACAAAACGAAGTTCCTGTTGCATCGCAATTGGTAAACTACGTTCAGGAGCGAGAGGGGCACAAAGAGATTATTGCCACTCCTTACGAAGGGTACTCATACCTGAATATGGAACGCAGACCATCGTTTTCAGTTGCCAACGTAGGCGGAGATAATGCTCCTATTGTTATCTGCAACGGAGATTGTTCGCTTACCGGCACTCTTAAACCCGACTACATTTTAAAAGAGAGTTTATGTGTTGGAGAGAATATCTCAATCAAAGTTATTGGGGTTGAAGATATTGAGCATTACGAAAACTACTCTGAACCTCTTATTTTAAAACTACACTACCCACAACTAACCGATAGTGTTATTGCCTTTATTGCAAGTCATAAGAGTGTTATTGTAATGGCATACAGCAACCACGCAAATATGGTGGGCGAGTTAAGAGCAACGGCTCACACTCTTACACGCAAAGGGTGCAATAACCCTGTTGTATTGATGTTGCAATATGCAGAGAACGAGAAAGAGGCTCTACAAATTAAGTGTGGTGCCGACTTGGGAGCTCTGCTTCTTGATGGAGTTGGGAATGGCGTGATGATTGTAAACAATGGTTGCATTGATAACAACACTATAACTACCATTTCATTCTCGGCACTTCAAGCCGCAAGGTTAAGAACAACCAAAACCGAGTATATCTCATGTCCGGGTTGTGGCAGAACTCAATTTGATTTACAAAAAACAGTTGCCCGTATTAAAGAGGCTACAGCTCATCTTGTGGGATTGAAGATTGGTATTATGGGCTGTATTGTTAATGGTCCCGGCGAGATGGCAGATGCCGACTATGGCTATGTTGGTGCAGCTCGTGGCAAGATAAGCCTATATAAGGGAAAAGTTTGTATTGAGAAGAACATCCCCGAAGATGAGGCTGTTGAACGCCTATTGAAGTTTATTGAGGAGGACCGTTCTTAGTTGTTAGTTAACAAGCATTTGCTTGTTGAACTTGCTCACGCGCAACAATGATTAAACATGTTTATCATTGTATTCGCTTACTAGCAACTTTGTTAGTTGTTAGAAATAATTACTAATTTCATAAATTATGAAATCCCTTATACTAATATCTCTACTATTATTCTCACTCTCTTGCAGAAACGCAGTAGAGAGTGAGAATATTGTTTATTATACCGCAAAAGACTCTGTAAAGTGTGAGGAGATATTAACCCACACGTTTGACTCTAAGCCAGTAAGCACAACAGAAGTTGCAAAAATATTTTTGGCAACCCCTTATCAAGGGGGGACTTTGGATAGAGAGCAAACAGAGGGTATTGTTGTGAGGTTTGACTCGCTCGACTGCACCACCTTTGTTGAGACGGTTACCACTCTTACTCGTTGCATAAACAAGGGAGTAACCGATTATAAGCAATTTGTAAAAGAGTTGGAGATAATTCGCTACCGCAATGGCAAGTGCAATGGTTATGAGAGCCGTTTGCACTACTTCAGCGAGTGGATATATAATAACCAAACAATGGGTATTGTTGAGGAGATTTTACCTGACACCCTAATTGAAACAGAGCAACGCTCAATAAATTTTATGAGCCTTAATGCCGACAGGTACAAAGGCATCACTTCGGACACTATCCTAAGCGAAATAAAGACCACTGAAGCGTTTTTATCTGCTCAGCCATTCTCTTATATACCCAAAGAGAAAGTTGCTCTACTGACAAAAGAGAGCGTTAAAGAGGGCGATATTATTGCTATCGTAACAGATATTAAAGGGTTGGATATATCGCACGTTGGTTTTGCCACATTTGTTGAGGGCAAAATTCATCTTCTACACGCCTCTTCAGCAAAAAAGGAGGTCATCACCGACCCTCTTCCTCTAAGTGAATACCTCGCAAAACAAAAACACCACGCAGGGGTTAAGGTTGTGAGGATACTTTAGTATCTCCACTACTTACAACAAAAGTTTGTAAATTTTATGGAGAGTATAGGACAAGGCATTATTTATACTCGTCACAATGGATATGAAAGATGTAGTGTAATTTAGAACAACTCTTTTAATCATTATCTATTAAAAAGAAAAAGAGAACGATTAAATCGTTCTCTTTTCTCTATATAGATTGTTTAGATTCTATATTACTCTGCTGCTGGAGTTTCAGCAACTGGTGCCTCTGCAACTGGAGCCTCAGCAACTGGTGCTGCTGCTTTTTTTGAGCGACGTGTACGAGTTGCTTTTTTAGCTGTTTTCTCTTTAAGCATATTCTCGTTGTAATCTACTAACTCAATAAAACAAGTTTTTGCTCCGTCTCCAAGACGTGTTCCTGTTTTGATGATACGAGTGTATCCTCCGTTACGCTCTGCAATTTTAGTTGCTATATCTCCGAAAAGCTCTTTTACTGCTTTTTTGTCTTGCAAATAGCTAAATACTACACGGCGAGATGCTGTTGTGTCTTCTTTTGCCTTGTTGATGATAGGCTCAGCATATACTCTTAATGCTTTTGCTTTTGCTAAAGTTGTGAATATACGCTTGTGCATTATCAATGAACAAGTCATGTTTGACAACATGGCTGCTCTGTGTGAAGCTGTTCTGCTCAAGTGGTTGAATTTTTTATTATGTCTCATCGTTGTTATTCTTTATCTAATTTATATTTAGAGATGTCCATTCCGAAAGATAGGTTCAATCCTGCCAAAAGGTCATCTAACTCGTTTAGTGATTTTTTACCGAAGTTTCGGAATTTCAATAGATCGTTTTTGTTGAATACTACCAACTCTGCTAATGTTTCAACATCGGCTGATTTCAAGCAGTTTAATGCACGAACTGAAAGATCCATGTCAGTTAAACGGCTCTTCAACAATTGACGCATATGTAATACCTCTTCATCAAATTCTTCATTGCCATCACCGTCTGACGACTCTAATGTTATCTTCTCATCAGAGAACATCATAAAGTGATACATCAATATTTTTGCTGCCTCTTTTAAAGCATCTTTTGGGTGAATTGATCCATCGGTTGTTACCTCAATTGTCAACTTCTCGTAGTCAGTTTTTTGCTCTACACGATATGGATCGTAGTAGTATTTTACATTTACGATTGGTGTGTAAATTGAGTCTATTGCTATTACATCAACAGCATCTGTGGGTTGTGCGTTCTCCTCAGCGGGTACATATCCACGTCCTTTGTTAATGTTCAACTCAATGTTGAATTTTGCACTTGAATCAAGGTGACATATTACCAACTCAGGGTTCAATACCTCAAAGCTTGATAGTGCTTTGCTTATATCTCCGGCTTTAAATTCAGATCCTGAACATGTTAGAGAAACTTTCTCTGTCTCTACATCTTCAACAATTCTTTTTAGACGTACTTTCTTTAAGTTCAAGATAATGTTTGATACGTCTTCTAATACTCCGGGTATGGTAGCAAACTCGTGATCAACTCCCTCAATACGTATTGAGGTAATTGCAAATCCCTCTAATGAAGAGAGGAGAATACGGCGTAACGCATTGCCTACTGTAACACCGTAGCCAGGCTCCAAAGGACGGAATTCGAATTTTCCAAAGAACTGTGTAGCCTCTACCATGACTACCTCTTCGGGTTTTTGAAATGCTAATATCGCCATAATTCTTATTATTGTTTAGAGTACAACTCAACGATTAATTGCTCTTTGATATTCTCAGGAATATCTGCTCTTTCTGGAATGTGTAGATATTTTCCGCTTTTTGTTGCTTCATCCCACTCAATCCAAGGATATTTGCTGTGATTGAATCCTGCAAGTGAGTCTGTGATATTCTCCAATGATTTTGATTTCTCACGTACTCCTACTACTTGACCGGGTTTCAATTGGTATGAAGGAATGTTTACTACTTTTCCATCAACAACAATGTGACGGTGTGATACTAATTGACGAGCAGCTGCACGTGTTGGTGCTATACCTAAGCGATATACTACGTTGTCAAGACGTGACTCCAATAGTTGTAGTAATACCTCACCTGTAATACCTTTTGTGCGTGATGCTTTCTCAAATAGTATGCGGAACTGACGCTCTAATACTCCGTAAGTGTATTTTGCTTTTTGCTTCTCTGCAAGTTGTGTTCCGTACTCAGATGTTTTTCTTCTTTTGTTTTGTCCGTGTTGTCCAGGAGGATAGTTCTTCTTTGACAACACTTTATCTGCTCCAAAAATTGCCTCTCCGAATTTACGTGCAATTCTTGATTTAGGTCCTGTATATCTTGCCATTTTTAACTTGTTTAATTTTTGTTTTCTTGATCTTGTCCATTAAGATGCAGCCGCGATTGCGAGAGGATTATAAAAGGCAATCTTTATTTCATCTTGTGATGGTGGCTCAAAAAAACTGTTAATGTTAATAATACTCTTATACTCTTCTTCTTTTTGGAGGACGACATCCATTGTGTGGCAATGGAGTAACGTCTATAATCTCTATTACGTCAATGCCTAATTGTGCAATTGTACGGATTGCTGATTCACGACCATTACCCGGGCCTTTAACGTATGCTTTTACTTTACGTAGACCTAAATCAAATGCAACTTTTCCGCAGTCTTGTGCTGCCATTTGTGCTGCATAAGGAGTATTTTTCTTTGATCCTCTAAATCCCATTTTACCTGCTGAAGACCAAGAGATAACTTGTCCGTCTTCGTTGGCGATTGAGACGATGATGTTGTTAAATGAAGAGTGGATGTGAGCTTGTCCCACAACGCCTACATGTACTTTTCTCTTCTTTACTGCGACTGTTTTTTTTGCCATACTTACTTATTATTTAGTAGCTTTTTTCTTATTTGCAACGGTTTTCTTTTTACCCTTACGTGTGCGGGCATTGTTTTTTGTACTTTGTCCACGAACGGGAAGTCCATTACGGTGACGTACACCACGATAACAACCAATATCCATTAATCGTTTGATGTTGAGTTGTACTTCTGTACGAAGATCTCCCTCTACTTTGTACTCTGCTCCGATGATCTCACGAACTTTTGCTGCTTGGTCGTCTGTCCAATCTTTTACTTTAATGTTTTTGTCAATTCCAGCTTTCTCTAAGATGGTTTTTGACGCACTTCGACCGATACCGAATATGTAGGTCAAAGCGATTTCACCTCTTTTATTTTGCGGTAGGTCAACACCGACAATTCTTACTGCCATATATTAATTACTGATAAATATTTTGCAAAGATAATAAAATTATCCTTGACGTTGTTTATACTTTGGATTTTTCTTGTTAATTACATACAACTTTCCGTTGCGTCTAACTATTTTACACTCCGGTGTGCGCTTTTTTAATGATGCTCTTACTTTCATTTTTATTTAGTTTTTTTATTTATATCTAAACGCTATACGTCCTTTTGACAAGTCATAAGGTGACATTTCTACTCTTACTTTGTCGCCAGGTAGTATTCTTATATAATGCATGCGCATCTTGCCTGAGATATGGGCTGTTATTTCGTGTCCATTCTCTAACTCAACCCTGAACATAGCATTAGACAGTGCCTCTACTATTGTTCCGTCTTGTTCTATCGCTGCTTGTTTTGCCATAAGTTATCTTATTTTTTAAATGTATTTATCTCCTAAAACTTCTTCTACGTATTTGAATGTTGATAGTATGTCGGCCTTTCCTTCGCGTACGGCTACACATAATTCATAGTGTGCTGCCGGTTTGCGATCTTTTGTGCGTGCTGTCCAACCATCGCGTTCTATTACTATATTACGTGAACCCATATTTACCATAGGCTCTATGGCTAATACCATACCACTTCGTAATACCGGTCCGCATCCTCGGCGTCCGTAATTGGGAACTTCGGGTGCTTCGTGCATTTGGCGTCCTATTCCGTGTCCACACATCTCTCTGACAAGTGAGTATCCTCTCTTCTCGCAATAGGTTTGAATGGCATTGCTTATATCGCCTACGCGATTGCCTTCTACTGCTTTTTCGATTCCTACGTATAACGACTCTTTGGTTGTTTTCAATAGTCGTTTTACTTCGTAACTCACTTCTCCTACCGGGAAGGTGTATGTCGAGTCGGAATGAAATCCGTTCTTCAATACGCAAAAGTCTATCGATACTATGTCTCCCTCTTGCAACTCTTTGCTTGATGGTATTCCGTGTACAACTTGTTCGTTTACGGATGCACATATCGAGTTTGGATAACCGCTATATCCTAAACAACTTGGTACTCCTCCGTTGTCGCGAATATACTGTTCGGCTATTGAGTCGAGTTTTAGGGTAGTAACTCCCGGTGCCACCCATTTGGCTATCTCGCCCATGGTTTTTGCCAACAACAGGTTACTTTCCCTGATTAACTCTATCTCTTCGTCTGTTTTAAGATAAATCATTTTTATCTACTTTAGACTAATATGCTGAAACAGAACCTTGACGGCCTTTTATTCTGCCTGATTTCAACAATCCATCGTAGTGGTGCATCATTAAGTGACTCTCTACTTGTTGTAGTGTGTCAAGGATTACTCCTACAAGAATCAATAGTGATGTTCCTCCGAAGAATTGTGCAAACTCTGCACTGATTCCTGCTATTTGTGCGAATGCTGGCATAATTGCCACCAATGCCAAAAAGATTGAACCTGGTAGTGTGATTCGTGACATTATTGAATCGATGTACTCTGCTGTTTTCTTTCCGGGTTTGATTCCGGGAATGAATCCATTGTTGCGTTTCATATCCTCTGCCATTTGATTGGGTTGGATAGTGATTGCTGTATAGAAGTATGTGAATACAATGATCAATATTGCATATACAAAGTTATACCAGAATCCTGTGTTATCAGTGAATGCTTGTACAAATGCACTTGATGATGTTGTTGAGAATCCTACTATTGTAATAGGTATGAACATCAACGCTTGTGCAAAGATGATTGGCATTACTCCTGCACTGTTTACTTTTAAGGGGATGTATTGTCTTGCACCTCCGTATTGTTTGTTGCCTACTATTCTTTTTGCATATTGTACGGGTACTTTGCGTGTTCCTTGTACTAATAGAATAGATGCTGCTACTACAAACAATAGGAATACGATCTCTGCCAAGAACATTACTAATCCTCCTGTTGCTGTTGTTGCACGGTTAATGAACTCAAATCCTAATGCTTGTGGTAGGCGTGCTATGATACCTATCAAGATTATGAATGAGATTCCGTTTCCTATACCTTTATCTGTTATACGCTCTCCTAACCATAATACAAACATACTTCCTGCTGCAAGGATGATTGTTGATGTTACCATAAACATTACTCCTTCGGGGAATGCTGCTGCACCGATTTGGGTTTTAAGGTTCACCAAATATGAGGGTGCTTGTATTAATAGGATTGCTACTGTTAGATAGCGAGTATATTGATTCAACTTGCGACGTCCGCTTTCGCCTTCGCGTTGCAATTTTTGGAAGTATGGCAATGCCATTCCCAAAAGTTGGATCACGATAGATGCTGAGATATAGGGCATAATTCCTAATGCAAATATTGATGCATTTGAGAATGCTCCTCCTGAGAACATATCTAACAACGCCATCAAACCACCTCGTGTTTGCTCTTGTAGGTTTGCGAGTGTTTCAACATCAATACCTGGTAGTACCACGTATGATCCTACGCGGTACACCATTATTAGCAATAGGGTAGTGATGATTCTATATCTTAGATCCTCTATCTTCCAAATATTTTTAATTGTCTCTATCGCTCTCATATTGATTAGAGTTTAACGATTGTGCCTCCAACTGCAGTGATTGCTGCTTCTGCTGATTTTGAGAATGCGTTTGCTGTTACTTCAAGTTTAGCAGTGATTGTTCCGCCACCTAAGATTTTAACCATTTGGTTTTTGGCAACGAATCCAGCCTCGATTAGAGTGTTTACATCAATTTTCTCCAATCCTTTAGCCTCAGCTAATGTTTGGATTGTAGATAGATTGATTGCTTTGTACTCTACGTGGTTAGGATTTTTAAATCCAAATTTAGGCAAACGACGTTGAAGTGGCATTTGACCTCCCTCAAATCCTAATTTTCTGCTGTATCCAGAGCGTTGTTTTGCTCCTTTGTGTCCTCTTGTTGAAGTTCCACCCATTCCTGAACCGGGTCCGCGACCAATTCTTTTACGGCTTTTTGTAGAACCTGCAGCAGGTTTTAAATTACTTAAATTCATATCTTAAATTTTTTCTTGTTCAAAAAACAAATTATTCAACTACTACCAAGTGTTTTACTTTCTCTACCATTCCTAAGATTTGAGGAGTGGCTGTATGCTCAACTGTTTGGTTTAGTTTACGCAATCCTAAAGCTTCAAGGGTTTTCTTTTGGACAGCGGGACATTTGATTTTACTTTTTACTTGTGTGATTTTAATTGTCTTCATCGCTTTGTTCCTTTATTAACCTTTAAATACTTTTTCTACTGATACTCCACGGTTACGTGCTACCATTGCTGCGTCACGCAACTCTGCTAATGCTGCAAATGTAGCTTTTACCAAGTTGTGAGGGTTTGAAGAACCTTTTGATTTTGCCAATACGTCAGTTACTCCAACGCTCTCTAATACCGCACGCATCGCACCTCCTGCTTTAACTCCGGTACCGTGTGATGCTGGTTTGATTAGTACTTGCGCTCCTCCGAATTTTGCAAATTGCTCGTGAGGAATAGTTCCTTTATATACTGGTACTTTGATAAGGTTTTTCTTTGCAGACTCTACGCCTTTTGCAATAGCAGCTGTAACCTCGCTGGCTTTTCCTAATCCGTAACCAACGATTCCTTTGCCGTCACCTACTACTACGATGGCTGAAAAGCTGAATGTACGACCTCCTTTTGTAACTTTTGTTACACGATTGATGTGTACCAATCTGTCTTTTAATTCCAAGTCGTTAGTTGACTTTACTCTGTTATATTTTACTGCCATTGTCGTTTAAAATTTAAGTCCACCCTTACGAGCTGCTTCTGCAAGCTCTTTTACTCGGCCATGATAGAGGTAACCGTTACGGTCGAATACTACTGTTGTAATTCCTGCCTCTTGTGCCTTTTTTGCTATTAACTCTCCTACTTGTGCTGCTGCAGCTTTGTTATCTCCGTCTGCTAATCCTTTTGATGATGCACTTGCTAATGTTTTACCAGCTAAGTCATCGATGATTTGAACGTAGATTTGTTTGTTGCTACGGAACACTGTCATACGAGGTGTTTCTGCTGTTCCTGAAATTTTACCACGTATGCGGGTTTTGATCTTTATTCTTCTTTCTATCTTATTCATGATGTTTACCTTTTAACGTGAATTATTTGGCACCAGCCGATTTACCTGATTTTCTACGAATATACTCGCCAACAAACTTGATA comes from the Bacteroidales bacterium genome and includes:
- the rpsK gene encoding 30S ribosomal protein S11, translating into MAKKTVAVKKRKVHVGVVGQAHIHSSFNNIIVSIANEDGQVISWSSAGKMGFRGSKKNTPYAAQMAAQDCGKVAFDLGLRKVKAYVKGPGNGRESAIRTIAQLGIDVIEIIDVTPLPHNGCRPPKRRRV
- the rpsM gene encoding 30S ribosomal protein S13; amino-acid sequence: MAVRIVGVDLPQNKRGEIALTYIFGIGRSASKTILEKAGIDKNIKVKDWTDDQAAKVREIIGAEYKVEGDLRTEVQLNIKRLMDIGCYRGVRHRNGLPVRGQSTKNNARTRKGKKKTVANKKKATK
- the rplQ gene encoding 50S ribosomal protein L17 codes for the protein MRHNKKFNHLSRTASHRAAMLSNMTCSLIMHKRIFTTLAKAKALRVYAEPIINKAKEDTTASRRVVFSYLQDKKAVKELFGDIATKIAERNGGYTRIIKTGTRLGDGAKTCFIELVDYNENMLKEKTAKKATRTRRSKKAAAPVAEAPVAEAPVAETPAAE
- the secY gene encoding preprotein translocase subunit SecY, which produces MRAIETIKNIWKIEDLRYRIITTLLLIMVYRVGSYVVLPGIDVETLANLQEQTRGGLMALLDMFSGGAFSNASIFALGIMPYISASIVIQLLGMALPYFQKLQREGESGRRKLNQYTRYLTVAILLIQAPSYLVNLKTQIGAAAFPEGVMFMVTSTIILAAGSMFVLWLGERITDKGIGNGISFIILIGIIARLPQALGFEFINRATTATGGLVMFLAEIVFLLFVVAASILLVQGTRKVPVQYAKRIVGNKQYGGARQYIPLKVNSAGVMPIIFAQALMFIPITIVGFSTTSSSAFVQAFTDNTGFWYNFVYAILIIVFTYFYTAITIQPNQMAEDMKRNNGFIPGIKPGKKTAEYIDSIMSRITLPGSIFLALVAIMPAFAQIAGISAEFAQFFGGTSLLILVGVILDTLQQVESHLMMHHYDGLLKSGRIKGRQGSVSAY
- the ykgO gene encoding type B 50S ribosomal protein L36, with amino-acid sequence MKVRASLKKRTPECKIVRRNGKLYVINKKNPKYKQRQG
- the map gene encoding type I methionyl aminopeptidase translates to MIYLKTDEEIELIRESNLLLAKTMGEIAKWVAPGVTTLKLDSIAEQYIRDNGGVPSCLGYSGYPNSICASVNEQVVHGIPSSKELQEGDIVSIDFCVLKNGFHSDSTYTFPVGEVSYEVKRLLKTTKESLYVGIEKAVEGNRVGDISNAIQTYCEKRGYSLVREMCGHGIGRQMHEAPEVPNYGRRGCGPVLRSGMVLAIEPMVNMGSRNIVIERDGWTARTKDRKPAAHYELCVAVREGKADILSTFKYVEEVLGDKYI
- the rpmD gene encoding 50S ribosomal protein L30; this translates as MKTIKITQVKSKIKCPAVQKKTLEALGLRKLNQTVEHTATPQILGMVEKVKHLVVVE
- the rpsE gene encoding 30S ribosomal protein S5, translated to MAVKYNRVKSTNDLELKDRLVHINRVTKVTKGGRTFSFSAIVVVGDGKGIVGYGLGKASEVTAAIAKGVESAKKNLIKVPVYKGTIPHEQFAKFGGAQVLIKPASHGTGVKAGGAMRAVLESVGVTDVLAKSKGSSNPHNLVKATFAALAELRDAAMVARNRGVSVEKVFKG
- a CDS encoding 50S ribosomal protein L18 — translated: MNKIERRIKIKTRIRGKISGTAETPRMTVFRSNKQIYVQIIDDLAGKTLASASSKGLADGDNKAAAAQVGELIAKKAQEAGITTVVFDRNGYLYHGRVKELAEAARKGGLKF
- the rpsD gene encoding 30S ribosomal protein S4, encoding MARYTGPKSRIARKFGEAIFGADKVLSKKNYPPGQHGQNKRRKTSEYGTQLAEKQKAKYTYGVLERQFRILFEKASRTKGITGEVLLQLLESRLDNVVYRLGIAPTRAAARQLVSHRHIVVDGKVVNIPSYQLKPGQVVGVREKSKSLENITDSLAGFNHSKYPWIEWDEATKSGKYLHIPERADIPENIKEQLIVELYSKQ
- the infA gene encoding translation initiation factor IF-1, with the protein product MAKQAAIEQDGTIVEALSNAMFRVELENGHEITAHISGKMRMHYIRILPGDKVRVEMSPYDLSKGRIAFRYK
- a CDS encoding DNA-directed RNA polymerase subunit alpha; protein product: MAILAFQKPEEVVMVEATQFFGKFEFRPLEPGYGVTVGNALRRILLSSLEGFAITSIRIEGVDHEFATIPGVLEDVSNIILNLKKVRLKRIVEDVETEKVSLTCSGSEFKAGDISKALSSFEVLNPELVICHLDSSAKFNIELNINKGRGYVPAEENAQPTDAVDVIAIDSIYTPIVNVKYYYDPYRVEQKTDYEKLTIEVTTDGSIHPKDALKEAAKILMYHFMMFSDEKITLESSDGDGNEEFDEEVLHMRQLLKSRLTDMDLSVRALNCLKSADVETLAELVVFNKNDLLKFRNFGKKSLNELDDLLAGLNLSFGMDISKYKLDKE
- a CDS encoding DUF1460 domain-containing protein — encoded protein: MKSLILISLLLFSLSCRNAVESENIVYYTAKDSVKCEEILTHTFDSKPVSTTEVAKIFLATPYQGGTLDREQTEGIVVRFDSLDCTTFVETVTTLTRCINKGVTDYKQFVKELEIIRYRNGKCNGYESRLHYFSEWIYNNQTMGIVEEILPDTLIETEQRSINFMSLNADRYKGITSDTILSEIKTTEAFLSAQPFSYIPKEKVALLTKESVKEGDIIAIVTDIKGLDISHVGFATFVEGKIHLLHASSAKKEVITDPLPLSEYLAKQKHHAGVKVVRIL
- the purE gene encoding 5-(carboxyamino)imidazole ribonucleotide mutase; protein product: MKPIVSIIMGSTSDLPIMEKAAKLLDEFEIPFEMNALSAHRTPVEVEEFAKNAEGRGIKVIIAAAGMAAHLPGVIAASTPLPVIGVPINSTLDGMDALLAIVQMPPGIPVATVGINGALNAAILAIQMLSLSDENIASKFKTYKAALAQKIVKANEELAKIEYKYKTN
- the ispG gene encoding (E)-4-hydroxy-3-methylbut-2-enyl-diphosphate synthase, whose protein sequence is MDIFNYRRRVSSVTNIGGIPLGGDNPIRIQSMTDTSTRDVEASVKQVLEIADAGADYVRLTTQGVLEVDALAVIRKTLRAKGNTTPLIADIHFNPNVADAAAKITDKIRINPGNFTDSARVFKIIEYTDESYREEIKRLEERFIQLLDICKEHNTALRIGVNHGSLSDRIMSRYGDTPEGIAESCMEFLRVCKRENFNNVALSIKASNTVVMVKSVRLLIDAMEREGMNYPLHLGVTEAGDGEDGRIKSAVGIGALLCDGIGDTIRVSLSEPPQNEVPVASQLVNYVQEREGHKEIIATPYEGYSYLNMERRPSFSVANVGGDNAPIVICNGDCSLTGTLKPDYILKESLCVGENISIKVIGVEDIEHYENYSEPLILKLHYPQLTDSVIAFIASHKSVIVMAYSNHANMVGELRATAHTLTRKGCNNPVVLMLQYAENEKEALQIKCGADLGALLLDGVGNGVMIVNNGCIDNNTITTISFSALQAARLRTTKTEYISCPGCGRTQFDLQKTVARIKEATAHLVGLKIGIMGCIVNGPGEMADADYGYVGAARGKISLYKGKVCIEKNIPEDEAVERLLKFIEEDRS
- the rplO gene encoding 50S ribosomal protein L15, which encodes MNLSNLKPAAGSTKSRKRIGRGPGSGMGGTSTRGHKGAKQRSGYSRKLGFEGGQMPLQRRLPKFGFKNPNHVEYKAINLSTIQTLAEAKGLEKIDVNTLIEAGFVAKNQMVKILGGGTITAKLEVTANAFSKSAEAAITAVGGTIVKL